From the Chthoniobacterales bacterium genome, one window contains:
- a CDS encoding VOC family protein, giving the protein MSFRILAADHTGITVSDIERSLAFWRDVLGFELSHRAHQKGELAEQITGVAGAEIVIAVLKAPGHKIELLEYRAPIDRKKQNHLRPCDLGHVHIALTVENLEEILERMADSGWKAAGKPQTLTVGPNAGKRVIYVRDPDGTTIELMQMPS; this is encoded by the coding sequence ATGTCTTTTCGAATCCTCGCGGCCGATCACACCGGAATCACGGTCTCGGACATCGAGCGCTCGCTCGCATTCTGGCGGGATGTTCTTGGATTTGAGCTTTCCCATCGTGCCCATCAAAAGGGCGAGCTCGCCGAACAGATTACCGGGGTTGCCGGGGCGGAGATCGTGATCGCGGTTCTCAAGGCGCCAGGACACAAGATCGAGCTGCTTGAATACCGCGCACCGATCGATCGCAAAAAACAGAATCACCTTCGTCCCTGCGATCTGGGCCATGTCCACATTGCGCTGACGGTGGAGAACCTCGAAGAAATCCTGGAGCGAATGGCGGATTCTGGCTGGAAAGCCGCCGGAAAACCGCAAACGCTGACCGTGGGTCCGAATGCCGGCAAGCGCGTCATCTACGTCCGCGACCCCGACGGGACGACTATCGAGTTGATGCAGATGCCGAGCTGA
- a CDS encoding RidA family protein yields the protein MPESFESSRAPEPVGAFPHAKRVGNLLFLSGIGPRVRGSKEIPGVTLDAARNIVSYDIETQCRAVFENVRLVLEDAGAGWNDIVDVTVFLTNMKDDFAIYNKLYAEYFAGEGKPNPTRTTIEIISLPTPIAIELKVIAAFK from the coding sequence ATGCCGGAATCGTTTGAAAGCTCACGCGCGCCGGAACCCGTCGGCGCTTTCCCCCATGCGAAGCGGGTCGGGAATTTGTTGTTTCTTTCCGGGATCGGACCGCGGGTGCGCGGGAGCAAGGAGATTCCCGGCGTAACGCTCGACGCGGCGCGCAACATCGTCAGTTACGACATCGAGACGCAATGCCGCGCCGTTTTTGAAAATGTGCGGCTCGTCCTGGAAGATGCCGGCGCGGGCTGGAACGACATCGTCGATGTCACGGTGTTCCTCACGAACATGAAAGACGACTTCGCAATCTATAACAAACTCTACGCCGAGTATTTCGCCGGGGAAGGAAAACCGAACCCGACCCGGACCACGATCGAAATTATCTCGCTGCCCACGCCGATCGCGATCGAGTTGAAAGTGATCGCGGCGTTCAAATAG
- a CDS encoding DUF2277 domain-containing protein, translating into MCRNIKTLHNFLPPATHDEVHASALQFVRKLSGFTRPSKANEEAFNRAVHDVTHAAEHLLASLVSNAPPRDRETEAAKARARSAKRFAIPEHRYA; encoded by the coding sequence ATGTGCCGAAATATCAAGACCCTGCATAACTTCCTGCCCCCGGCGACCCACGACGAAGTGCACGCCTCCGCGCTCCAGTTTGTCCGCAAGCTGAGCGGTTTCACGAGGCCTTCGAAAGCGAACGAAGAAGCCTTCAACCGCGCCGTGCACGACGTTACGCATGCCGCCGAACATCTGCTCGCGTCGCTCGTCAGCAACGCGCCGCCGCGCGATCGCGAGACTGAAGCGGCCAAAGCGCGAGCGCGTTCGGCGAAACGGTTTGCGATTCCCGAGCATCGCTACGCGTGA
- a CDS encoding MoaD/ThiS family protein, with amino-acid sequence MIRIVLPHHLRTLARVTEEVQLDLDGSATIHSVLDALETKYPMLQGTIRDHGTLKRRPMVRFFVCGEDLSHESPDTPLPDAIANGSEPFFIMGAIAGG; translated from the coding sequence ATGATTCGCATCGTCCTTCCACACCATCTCCGGACTCTCGCTCGCGTGACTGAAGAAGTTCAGCTCGACCTCGACGGTTCGGCGACGATCCATTCCGTGCTCGACGCTCTGGAAACCAAGTATCCCATGCTCCAGGGAACTATCCGCGATCACGGCACCCTTAAACGCCGCCCGATGGTGCGCTTTTTCGTCTGCGGCGAGGATTTGTCCCACGAATCGCCAGACACTCCATTGCCGGACGCCATCGCGAATGGGAGCGAGCCGTTCTTCATCATGGGCGCGATTGCCGGCGGGTGA
- a CDS encoding exo-alpha-sialidase has protein sequence MSGVRVLVGTRKGAFVLTADGKRENWEVNGPFFAGWELYHLKGSPVDPNRIYASQTSGWFGQIIQRSDDGGKTWFQPGLAPGEPTTTPDGMPKGESNKFAYDVSPETGKPLTSHMWYDGTQHPWEFKRVWHLEPSLTDPNHVYAGVEDAALFESKDGGQNWRELPGLRGHGTGPQWQPGAGGMCLHSILLDPKNPRRIFIAISAAGAFRTDDGGQTWKPINQGLHSQYIPDPKAEVGHCVHHIALHPSRPSTLFMQKHWDIMRSDDAGDSWREVSGNLPTDFGFPIDIHAHEPETIYVVPIKSDSEHFPLDGKLRVYRSRSGGNEWEELTKGLPQKDCYVNVLRDAMAVDSLDSCGIYFGTTGGQVYCSPDGGDNWKAIVRDLPAVLSVEVQTLR, from the coding sequence ATGAGCGGAGTTCGAGTTTTGGTCGGGACGCGCAAAGGGGCCTTTGTCCTGACGGCGGATGGGAAGCGGGAGAATTGGGAAGTGAACGGGCCGTTTTTCGCGGGGTGGGAGTTGTACCACCTGAAAGGCTCACCCGTGGATCCAAACCGGATCTACGCGTCGCAGACGAGCGGATGGTTCGGACAAATTATTCAACGGTCGGATGATGGCGGGAAAACCTGGTTCCAGCCCGGGCTCGCCCCAGGGGAACCGACGACCACCCCCGACGGAATGCCGAAAGGGGAGAGCAACAAGTTCGCCTACGATGTTTCACCGGAAACCGGCAAGCCACTCACCTCCCACATGTGGTACGACGGCACCCAGCATCCTTGGGAATTCAAACGGGTCTGGCATCTCGAACCGTCGCTCACCGATCCCAATCACGTGTATGCCGGCGTGGAAGACGCCGCCTTGTTCGAGTCTAAGGACGGCGGCCAAAACTGGCGGGAGCTGCCCGGTTTGCGCGGACATGGTACGGGGCCGCAGTGGCAGCCGGGCGCGGGCGGGATGTGTCTGCATTCGATCCTGCTCGATCCTAAGAACCCGCGGCGAATTTTCATCGCGATCTCGGCCGCGGGCGCCTTTCGAACCGACGACGGCGGCCAGACCTGGAAACCAATCAACCAGGGTCTCCATTCGCAATACATTCCCGATCCAAAAGCGGAAGTCGGCCACTGCGTTCATCACATCGCCCTGCATCCCTCCCGTCCGTCGACGCTCTTCATGCAGAAACACTGGGACATCATGCGGAGCGATGACGCCGGCGACTCGTGGCGCGAGGTCAGCGGAAATCTGCCGACCGATTTCGGGTTCCCGATCGACATTCACGCCCACGAGCCGGAAACCATTTACGTCGTTCCGATCAAGAGCGACTCGGAGCATTTTCCACTCGACGGCAAACTGCGCGTCTATCGCAGCCGGAGCGGCGGGAACGAATGGGAGGAACTAACGAAGGGTCTGCCCCAGAAGGATTGTTACGTAAACGTGCTGCGCGATGCCATGGCAGTCGATTCGCTGGATTCGTGCGGAATTTATTTCGGGACCACTGGCGGACAGGTTTATTGTTCGCCGGATGGAGGGGATAACTGGAAAGCGATCGTGCGCGACTTACCCGCCGTCCTATCAGTAGAAGTGCAGACCTTGCGCTAA
- a CDS encoding alpha/beta fold hydrolase: protein MMNRKEPLVFLLLTAWVVGTSSAQTTENRPTNSSSRIQNYTLEKVVSHHARVQYVLSLPKGYAGNSDRYPLILYLHGGSVRGSDITKMKRLGVAQKAEADPNFPFIVVSPQCHPGEIWTDMDGLAAVVDEVMATCRVDPDRVYVAGHSMGGRGALYAAYKMPGRFAAVLSLSPVCPITGWAEKLSAIPLWVFHGANDQFTTVKEIKELVDAVVAAGGHPQFTLFPDRDHYILDVFDRPDVLKWLAEQRRKSPQ, encoded by the coding sequence ATGATGAATCGAAAAGAGCCGTTAGTTTTTCTGCTACTGACGGCATGGGTGGTCGGAACGAGTAGCGCGCAGACAACGGAAAACAGGCCGACGAATTCTTCTTCGCGAATTCAAAACTACACCTTGGAGAAGGTCGTGTCGCATCACGCCCGGGTTCAATACGTCTTGTCTCTGCCGAAGGGATATGCTGGAAACTCGGATCGGTATCCGCTCATTCTCTATCTTCATGGCGGGTCGGTTCGTGGCAGCGACATCACCAAAATGAAGCGCTTGGGCGTAGCGCAGAAGGCCGAAGCTGATCCGAACTTCCCTTTCATCGTCGTGTCGCCGCAATGTCACCCGGGAGAAATTTGGACGGATATGGACGGGCTTGCGGCTGTGGTCGATGAGGTTATGGCCACCTGCCGGGTGGACCCGGATCGCGTCTACGTCGCCGGACACAGCATGGGGGGGCGGGGCGCACTTTACGCGGCTTACAAAATGCCTGGACGTTTTGCCGCGGTATTGTCATTGAGCCCGGTTTGCCCGATCACAGGATGGGCCGAGAAACTTTCTGCGATTCCGCTCTGGGTGTTTCATGGTGCGAACGATCAATTCACGACGGTCAAGGAAATCAAGGAATTGGTCGACGCGGTTGTCGCAGCTGGCGGCCATCCGCAGTTCACCCTTTTCCCCGATCGCGACCATTACATCCTCGATGTTTTCGATCGCCCCGACGTGCTCAAATGGCTGGCCGAGCAACGGAGGAAATCACCGCAATGA
- a CDS encoding aldehyde dehydrogenase gives MSSEMLRIRNFIDGQFLEPLGGKYLENIEPATGKPYSQVPDSEARDVELAVAAADKAFPEWSKTPAADRSRILLRIADLIERDLEKLARAESIDTGKPLSLARSLDIPRAASNFRFFATAILHTENEAHVTDGVAFNYTLRQPRGIAGLISPWNLPLYLLSWKIAPAIAVGNTAIAKPSELTPMTAFLLCELCAEAGLPKGVLNVVHGTGPNVGAAITAHPKIGTISFTGGTVTGRKVAETSAPLFKKVSLELGGKNPNIIFADADLEAAIAGSVRSSFANQGQVCLCGSRVFVERSIYHDFVDRFVGKVGQLKQGDPLDEKTEQGAIVSQTQLDKVKFYVDLAQKEGGKVVLGGKAPESINDRCRAGYFFPPTVLTDLPVSCRTNREEIFGPVVTITPFDSEEEVVGYANDNEYGLASSVWTQNLSRAHRVAEKIHTGTVWINCWLVRDLRVPFGGMKQSGVGREGGEEALRFFTEPKNVCIAK, from the coding sequence ATGTCTTCCGAGATGCTGAGGATCCGCAATTTCATCGACGGCCAATTTCTCGAACCGCTTGGCGGCAAATATCTCGAGAATATCGAGCCCGCGACAGGAAAGCCCTACTCCCAGGTGCCCGACAGCGAGGCCCGCGACGTCGAGCTGGCCGTGGCCGCGGCGGACAAAGCTTTTCCGGAGTGGTCGAAGACACCTGCGGCTGATCGCTCCCGCATTCTGCTTCGCATCGCTGACCTCATCGAACGCGACCTCGAAAAACTCGCCCGCGCGGAATCGATCGACACCGGCAAGCCGCTCTCGCTCGCCCGGTCGCTCGACATTCCGAGGGCGGCCAGCAATTTCCGTTTCTTCGCCACCGCGATTCTTCACACCGAAAATGAAGCGCACGTCACCGACGGCGTGGCGTTCAATTACACCCTGCGCCAGCCGCGTGGGATCGCCGGATTGATCTCGCCCTGGAATCTGCCGCTTTATCTGTTGAGCTGGAAAATTGCGCCGGCCATTGCCGTTGGGAATACCGCCATCGCCAAGCCGAGTGAGCTCACGCCGATGACGGCATTTCTTCTCTGCGAGCTGTGCGCGGAAGCGGGTTTGCCGAAGGGCGTCCTCAACGTCGTGCATGGCACCGGGCCCAACGTCGGCGCGGCCATAACCGCGCATCCAAAGATTGGCACGATCTCGTTCACTGGCGGTACCGTCACGGGCCGCAAAGTTGCGGAGACGTCTGCGCCGTTGTTCAAGAAGGTCTCGCTCGAGCTCGGGGGGAAGAATCCGAACATCATTTTTGCGGATGCCGATCTGGAGGCCGCGATTGCCGGCAGCGTCCGGTCGTCCTTCGCGAACCAGGGCCAGGTTTGTCTCTGCGGCTCGCGCGTTTTCGTCGAACGCTCGATCTACCACGATTTCGTCGATCGTTTCGTCGGGAAGGTCGGCCAGTTGAAGCAGGGGGACCCGCTCGACGAAAAAACGGAGCAAGGGGCGATCGTGAGCCAGACCCAGCTCGACAAAGTGAAGTTCTACGTCGACCTCGCGCAAAAGGAAGGTGGCAAAGTGGTTCTCGGCGGGAAAGCGCCGGAATCGATTAACGATCGTTGCCGCGCAGGCTATTTTTTCCCACCGACTGTCCTTACCGATCTCCCCGTTTCCTGCCGGACAAACCGCGAAGAAATCTTCGGCCCGGTCGTCACCATCACGCCGTTCGACAGCGAGGAGGAAGTGGTCGGCTACGCGAACGACAACGAATACGGCCTGGCTTCGAGCGTTTGGACCCAGAATCTCAGCCGCGCCCACCGCGTTGCCGAAAAGATCCATACCGGCACCGTTTGGATAAACTGCTGGCTCGTCCGCGACCTGCGCGTCCCCTTCGGCGGCATGAAACAAAGCGGCGTCGGCCGTGAAGGCGGCGAAGAAGCCCTCCGCTTCTTCACCGAGCCCAAGAACGTCTGCATCGCGAAATGA
- the lpxB gene encoding lipid-A-disaccharide synthase produces the protein MARRLYFVAGEASGDEHGAALMRALRDLAPDCEFQGRGGPRMKTIAGERFNNWIDAAAVVGLWEVVRRYPYFRKQFDETLREIAAAQPDAVVLIDYPGFNLRLARTLRAHAPGTKIIYYISPQVWAWNRGRISQMARYLDLMLCIFPFEAELYNASGLRTIFVGHPMIENLAQRRTGEPRDPNLVGLFPGSRAREVKKIFPIMLEAAAEIAKQRPESRFEVAAASETLAREINRMSAAASLGDRLRIVTADSSGTMQRACAGMVASGTATLESAYFRMPFVLVYKVSWPTYFAARLVIRTRFLGMPNVLADREIVPEFLQHEARPRAIAAATLKLLNDPAARQKMVTEFDAIIDKLGEAGASGKAARAILEELGGEH, from the coding sequence GTGGCTAGGCGACTTTATTTCGTCGCGGGCGAGGCCAGTGGGGATGAGCATGGCGCGGCCTTAATGCGGGCTCTGCGGGATCTCGCGCCGGATTGCGAGTTTCAGGGCCGGGGCGGTCCTCGCATGAAGACAATCGCCGGGGAGAGATTTAACAATTGGATCGATGCCGCGGCGGTCGTCGGGCTCTGGGAAGTCGTGCGGCGATATCCCTATTTCCGCAAGCAATTTGACGAAACCCTGCGCGAGATCGCGGCGGCCCAGCCGGATGCGGTCGTGTTGATTGATTATCCCGGGTTCAATCTGAGGCTCGCGCGGACCCTGCGTGCGCACGCACCCGGAACGAAAATTATCTACTACATCAGTCCCCAAGTCTGGGCCTGGAATCGCGGCCGGATCTCGCAAATGGCGCGCTACCTCGACCTGATGCTCTGCATCTTTCCGTTCGAAGCCGAGCTCTACAACGCCTCCGGGTTGCGCACGATCTTTGTCGGCCATCCGATGATCGAGAATCTCGCGCAGCGTCGCACGGGCGAACCCCGCGATCCCAACCTGGTCGGGCTTTTTCCCGGCAGCAGAGCGCGCGAGGTGAAGAAAATTTTCCCGATCATGCTCGAAGCCGCGGCAGAGATCGCAAAGCAACGGCCGGAATCTCGTTTTGAAGTCGCGGCTGCCTCCGAAACCCTGGCGCGCGAAATCAACCGGATGAGCGCCGCTGCCTCTCTCGGGGACCGGTTGCGAATCGTGACCGCGGACAGCTCCGGAACCATGCAGCGCGCCTGTGCCGGAATGGTCGCCTCAGGCACTGCCACCCTGGAATCGGCCTACTTCCGAATGCCGTTCGTCCTGGTTTACAAAGTTTCCTGGCCCACCTATTTCGCCGCCCGGCTCGTTATTCGAACAAGATTTCTCGGGATGCCGAATGTCCTGGCCGATCGCGAAATCGTTCCTGAATTTCTCCAGCACGAGGCCCGGCCGCGAGCGATCGCGGCCGCCACCCTGAAGCTTCTGAACGATCCGGCGGCCCGGCAGAAAATGGTGACGGAGTTCGACGCCATCATCGATAAGCTCGGTGAAGCCGGGGCCAGCGGAAAAGCCGCGCGGGCGATCCTGGAGGAGTTGGGAGGGGAGCATTAG
- a CDS encoding Gfo/Idh/MocA family oxidoreductase: MKGPRVGVVGVGHIGKNHARLYAELAGAGFTAIYDSDRAVAEQRAAEFGAKVAGSLEEFAGLVDAASIATPTNTHFEIGSELLRRGKHLLVEKPIAHNTAHASELAALAAARGLVLQVGHVERFNPVLGALEKRLTNPRFIEAHRLSPYPNRSTDIGVVLDLMIHDLEIILHLVRAPVESIDAVGVPVLSRGEDIANARIRFENGCVANITSSRISPEQMRKIRVFQEDVYLSLDYQNQSGEIYRRTAKGLERDAVEIEREEPLKRELAAFLECAATGRAPKVSGFQAAAALELAVEITKRIDSGARG; the protein is encoded by the coding sequence ATGAAAGGGCCACGCGTGGGGGTGGTCGGCGTCGGCCATATCGGGAAAAATCACGCCCGGCTTTATGCGGAGTTGGCGGGGGCGGGTTTCACGGCGATTTATGACAGCGACCGCGCCGTGGCCGAGCAGCGCGCGGCCGAATTCGGAGCCAAAGTGGCGGGATCGCTGGAGGAATTTGCGGGCCTGGTCGATGCCGCTTCGATCGCTACGCCGACGAACACCCATTTCGAGATCGGCAGCGAACTTCTGCGGCGCGGGAAGCATTTGCTGGTCGAAAAGCCGATTGCCCACAATACCGCGCATGCCAGCGAGCTGGCGGCGCTGGCCGCGGCGCGCGGACTGGTCCTTCAGGTCGGCCACGTCGAGCGATTCAACCCGGTCCTGGGCGCGCTCGAAAAACGCCTCACCAACCCGCGGTTCATCGAGGCGCATCGGCTGTCGCCCTATCCAAATCGCAGCACCGATATCGGCGTTGTTCTCGATCTGATGATCCACGATCTCGAAATCATTTTGCACCTGGTGCGCGCACCGGTTGAAAGCATCGATGCCGTCGGCGTGCCGGTGTTGAGCCGCGGCGAAGACATTGCCAATGCCCGGATCCGCTTTGAGAACGGCTGCGTCGCCAACATTACTTCGAGCCGGATCAGTCCGGAACAGATGCGCAAGATCCGCGTGTTCCAGGAGGATGTTTATCTTTCCCTCGATTACCAAAACCAGAGCGGCGAAATCTACCGGCGAACGGCGAAAGGTCTCGAGCGTGACGCAGTTGAGATTGAGCGCGAGGAACCGTTGAAGCGCGAGCTCGCCGCCTTTCTCGAATGCGCCGCTACCGGCCGGGCTCCGAAAGTCTCCGGCTTTCAGGCCGCCGCCGCCCTGGAGCTGGCCGTCGAAATCACAAAGCGGATCGATTCCGGAGCGCGTGGCTAG
- a CDS encoding GDP-L-fucose synthase, with translation MVGKHSFVAVQKSDKIFVAGHRGLVGSAVVRRLEQDGFAHIVTRTRGELDLRNAASVAQFFAAEKPAFVILAAAKVGGIKANNDSPVEFLLENLEMQNNVVRAAYETGVQKLLFLGSSCIYPRMAPQPIPESALLSGPLEPTNEGYAIAKIAGIKLCQAYAREYGANFISAMPTNLYGPNDNFDLLSSHVAAALLHKAHIAKLENARELVVWGSGRPRREFLHVDDLAAACVFLLEKYDSPEVINVGCGEDISISELAGLICEVVGFKGELAWDTTKPDGTPRKLLDVSKIHALGWRHQIGFREGLRRTYEWFLENKR, from the coding sequence ATGGTAGGCAAACACTCCTTTGTGGCCGTGCAAAAATCCGACAAAATATTCGTCGCCGGCCACCGGGGCCTGGTGGGCAGCGCTGTCGTCCGCAGACTTGAGCAAGATGGGTTTGCCCACATCGTCACCCGGACTCGAGGGGAACTCGACCTGCGTAACGCCGCCTCCGTCGCTCAATTTTTCGCGGCGGAGAAGCCCGCGTTTGTCATCCTGGCCGCGGCGAAAGTGGGAGGCATCAAGGCCAACAACGATTCGCCCGTGGAATTTCTCCTCGAAAATCTCGAGATGCAGAACAATGTCGTCCGGGCCGCCTACGAAACCGGCGTGCAAAAGCTTCTTTTTTTGGGGAGCTCCTGCATCTACCCAAGAATGGCGCCCCAGCCGATTCCCGAAAGCGCGCTCCTCAGCGGGCCCCTCGAACCGACCAACGAGGGCTACGCGATCGCCAAGATTGCCGGGATCAAGCTTTGCCAGGCCTATGCCCGGGAGTACGGCGCCAATTTCATTTCCGCGATGCCGACAAATCTTTATGGGCCTAACGACAACTTCGACCTGCTTTCCTCGCACGTGGCAGCGGCTCTCCTGCACAAGGCCCACATCGCCAAACTGGAAAACGCTCGCGAGCTGGTGGTCTGGGGCTCGGGCCGGCCGCGCCGGGAATTTCTTCACGTGGACGATCTGGCCGCCGCCTGCGTTTTCCTCCTGGAGAAATATGACAGCCCCGAAGTGATTAATGTCGGTTGCGGGGAAGACATCTCGATCAGCGAGCTGGCCGGCTTGATCTGCGAGGTCGTCGGCTTCAAGGGCGAGCTGGCCTGGGACACAACCAAGCCCGATGGCACACCGCGAAAGTTGCTCGACGTTTCGAAGATTCACGCGCTTGGCTGGCGCCACCAGATCGGTTTTCGCGAGGGTCTCAGGCGGACTTACGAATGGTTTCTGGAAAACAAACGATGA
- a CDS encoding thymidine phosphorylase produces the protein MHVPSLIEKKREGQELTAEELSDLISGFTTGEVPEHQMAAWAMAVFFNGMAPAETRHLATAMMESGSVLEYPADSPPKVGKYSTGGVGDKASLILAPLLACDENWVPMILGRGPGNAGETLDKLESIPGFNSRLDDRRARAQLQSIGVFVIEQSADLCPAETKLAALRDTTGTMPSEPLIVAGILSKKITENLDRLVLDLKFGSGTYVKTRKAAQALAAAMTKVGKLMGVQVRHVLSPMKEPLGRTVGNALEIAECVEVLRGGGPKDVVKLVLDLAEQVSKAKRARLETWLKDGTAWKKFISLVYAQDGDASSLEKLGEIHCAPIIHPFAAKSSGKVKKMDAESIRRALLLLGGGRARNEDAIDFAVGFSGIKKIGEQVEKGEPLFNVHARTEVALRAALPALEQAAEV, from the coding sequence ATGCACGTCCCCAGTCTCATCGAAAAGAAACGCGAAGGTCAGGAACTAACCGCAGAGGAACTCTCCGACCTCATTTCCGGATTCACCACCGGAGAGGTCCCCGAGCACCAAATGGCCGCCTGGGCCATGGCGGTCTTTTTCAACGGGATGGCGCCCGCGGAAACCCGCCATCTTGCTACCGCGATGATGGAGAGCGGGAGCGTCCTGGAATATCCGGCGGATTCGCCGCCGAAAGTGGGCAAATATTCCACGGGCGGCGTGGGCGATAAGGCCTCTTTGATCCTGGCGCCGTTGCTGGCCTGCGATGAAAACTGGGTGCCGATGATTTTGGGACGCGGCCCGGGCAATGCCGGTGAAACGCTCGACAAGCTCGAAAGCATCCCGGGATTCAATAGTCGCCTCGACGATCGCCGGGCCCGCGCCCAGCTCCAGAGCATCGGGGTATTCGTGATCGAACAAAGCGCGGACCTCTGCCCGGCGGAGACCAAACTGGCCGCGTTGCGTGACACGACCGGAACAATGCCGTCCGAGCCCCTGATCGTGGCCGGCATCCTGAGCAAGAAGATCACCGAGAATCTGGATCGTCTCGTTCTCGACCTGAAGTTCGGGAGCGGCACGTACGTAAAAACACGGAAGGCCGCACAAGCACTCGCGGCGGCCATGACGAAAGTGGGCAAGCTCATGGGCGTGCAAGTCCGGCATGTTCTCAGCCCGATGAAGGAACCTCTCGGGCGCACGGTTGGCAACGCGCTCGAGATCGCCGAATGCGTGGAAGTCCTGCGCGGCGGAGGCCCGAAGGACGTGGTGAAACTTGTGCTCGACCTGGCTGAGCAGGTTTCCAAAGCGAAGCGCGCTCGCCTTGAGACCTGGCTCAAGGATGGAACGGCCTGGAAAAAATTTATTTCCCTCGTTTACGCGCAGGACGGTGACGCGTCGTCGCTGGAGAAGCTCGGCGAAATCCACTGCGCCCCGATCATCCATCCCTTCGCAGCCAAGTCGTCGGGGAAAGTGAAAAAAATGGACGCCGAATCTATCCGCCGGGCTTTGCTCCTCCTGGGCGGCGGCCGGGCAAGGAACGAGGACGCGATCGATTTCGCCGTGGGATTTTCCGGGATAAAGAAGATTGGCGAACAGGTGGAAAAGGGCGAGCCGCTTTTCAACGTGCACGCCCGGACCGAAGTGGCCTTGCGCGCGGCGCTGCCGGCTCTCGAGCAGGCCGCAGAGGTGTAA
- a CDS encoding bifunctional 3,4-dihydroxy-2-butanone-4-phosphate synthase/GTP cyclohydrolase II — protein MIAEAPVSLEFDAIDDVVRDIAAGKLVIVTDDADRENEGDLVMAAEKATPKTINFMAMHGRGLICVPISNERAEQLGLQRMVAQNREMYRTDFTVSVDASKGVTTGISAHDRAATIQTIADPKSTPEDLVQPGHVFPLRAKDGGVLRRAGHTEAAVDLARLAGLQPAGVLCEILHDDGTMARLPELMEFRKKHGLRICTIQSLIAHRRLTEKLVEAEQIVKLPTDYGEFDLHLYRSRLDGAHHLALVMGKISKERATLVRVHSECLTGDVFGSRRCDCGNQLHAALRQIAEEGNGVLVYMRQEGRGIGLAAKIHAYKLQEEGLDTVEANARLGFATDLRDYGLGAQILFDLGVRKFRFLTNNPKKVVGLEGYGIQMVEQVPIRSEANPHNARYLETKRTKMGHAL, from the coding sequence GTGATTGCGGAAGCACCAGTATCTCTTGAATTTGACGCGATTGACGATGTCGTGCGGGACATCGCCGCGGGAAAACTCGTCATCGTGACGGACGATGCGGACCGGGAGAACGAAGGCGACCTGGTCATGGCAGCGGAAAAGGCGACGCCCAAAACGATTAATTTCATGGCGATGCACGGACGCGGCCTGATCTGTGTGCCGATTTCCAACGAACGGGCGGAGCAGCTGGGCCTGCAGAGGATGGTGGCGCAAAACCGGGAAATGTATCGGACCGATTTCACGGTCTCCGTCGATGCTTCAAAAGGGGTCACGACCGGGATCAGCGCCCATGACCGGGCCGCTACGATCCAGACCATCGCCGATCCAAAATCGACGCCGGAGGATTTGGTTCAGCCCGGTCATGTCTTTCCGCTGCGCGCGAAGGACGGGGGCGTCCTGCGGCGCGCGGGACATACCGAAGCCGCGGTCGATCTGGCGCGCCTGGCTGGCCTTCAGCCGGCTGGCGTTCTCTGCGAAATCCTCCATGACGACGGAACGATGGCGCGTTTGCCCGAGCTGATGGAATTCCGGAAGAAACATGGCCTGCGCATCTGCACGATCCAAAGCCTGATTGCCCACCGGCGCCTCACCGAGAAGCTGGTCGAGGCGGAGCAGATCGTGAAATTGCCCACTGATTACGGCGAGTTCGACCTGCATCTTTACCGATCCAGGCTCGACGGCGCCCACCATCTCGCCCTGGTCATGGGCAAGATTTCCAAAGAGCGCGCGACCCTGGTGCGGGTCCACAGCGAATGTCTCACCGGGGATGTGTTCGGTTCGCGCCGCTGCGATTGCGGGAACCAGCTGCACGCGGCCCTGCGGCAGATCGCCGAGGAAGGCAACGGCGTTCTCGTTTACATGCGGCAGGAAGGTCGCGGCATTGGGCTCGCGGCCAAAATCCACGCTTACAAATTGCAGGAGGAAGGCCTCGATACGGTCGAAGCCAACGCGCGTCTTGGGTTCGCCACCGATCTGCGGGATTACGGCCTGGGCGCCCAGATTCTTTTCGATCTCGGCGTGCGCAAATTCCGCTTCCTGACGAACAATCCCAAGAAAGTCGTCGGGCTCGAAGGTTACGGAATCCAGATGGTCGAACAGGTGCCGATTCGGAGCGAAGCGAATCCGCACAATGCGCGCTACCTGGAAACCAAGCGGACCAAAATGGGGCACGCCCTTTAA